The following coding sequences are from one Clarias gariepinus isolate MV-2021 ecotype Netherlands chromosome 19, CGAR_prim_01v2, whole genome shotgun sequence window:
- the phyhd1 gene encoding phytanoyl-CoA dioxygenase domain-containing protein 1 has translation MDVLTQQKVQKYHEDGYLVLEGFFSPEECEALRERMNGIVEEMDVPNHCRTQFSTDHDEQLKTQGNADYFITSGDKVRFFFEKGVFDENGEFIVPRERSLNKIGHALHAHEPVFKSVTHSPKIQNVVKNLGLINPVILQSMYIFKQPGIGGEVTPHQDATFLYTEPLGKVMGVWIALEDATLDNGCLWFIPGSHRNGITRRMIRTPKGMFPLTDFIGREQSYDDALFVPAPVKKGGMVLIHGEVVHRSAENSSDASRHVYAFHIMDSKNTVWSSENWLQPTEELPFPSLYT, from the exons ATGGATGTCTTAACACAGCAGAAGGTCCAAAAG TACCATGAAGATGGCTACCTTGTGCTGGAAGGGTTTTTCAGCCCAGAGGAGTGTGAAGCACTGCGGGAACGAATGAATGGAATAGTGGAGGAGATGGACGTTCCAAATCACTGCCGGACTCAGTTCTCTACCGACCATGACGAGCAGCTGAAGACCCAG GGAAATGCAGATTACTTTATCACAAGTGGGGACAAGGTCCGCTTTTTCTTTGAAAAAGGGGTCTTCGATGAAAATG GGGAGTTTATTGTCCCGAGGGAAAGATCGCTAAACAAAATCGGACACG CTCTTCATGCCCATGAGCCTGTATTTAAATCCGTCACACATTCCCCAAAGATCCAG aacGTGGTTAAAAACCTGGGTCTGATAAATCCTGTTATTTTGCAGagcatgtatatttttaag CAACCAGGCATTGGCGGAGAAG TGACGCCTCATCAGGACGCGACCTTCCTCTACACGGAGCCTCTGGGTAAAGTGATGGGGGTGTGGATCGCCCTTGAGGACGCAACCCTCGACAATGGCTGCCTGTGGTTCATACCAGGCTCGCACAGGA ATGGAATCACCAGGCGGATGATTCGAACCCCAAAAGGCATGTTCCCTTTGACTGACTTCATTGGTCGAGAACAAAGTTATGATGACGCGCTCTTCGTACCAGCACCTGTCAAGAAAG GTGGTATGGTCCTAATCCACGGTGAAGTGGTCCACCGCAGCGCTGAGAACTCCTCAGATGCGTCACGTCACGTCTACGCCTTTCACATCATGGATTCCAAGAACACGGTCTGGAGCTCGGAGAACTG